A genomic stretch from Chroococcidiopsis sp. SAG 2025 includes:
- a CDS encoding di-heme oxidoredictase family protein, whose amino-acid sequence MKLLRSRSGLKRSCQFVFIGLVAAIAGAILSLSFHYPASSQMQIARSGGDTTIRNRTSHGYEQPAPNLSEKMLALHIEGDRAFDAAFVTPPAKVNPGLGPLFNNTSCTGCHIKDGRGMPEKGQLLVRVSNPRQNGKELPSEQGDAPVLEQNYHPEAAVSLGNAPPVPGIGTQIQEQGVYGHAPEAQVEIQWQDQLGRYADGTPYKLRSPLAKITRTNNRVLPPEVKTSLRIPSPVFGLGLLEAIPEKTILALADPDDRDGDGISGRPNYVWDVVKQVEVLGRFGWKANNPDLLQQTASAYVNDMGVTSPMFPEPDGSSEIDRETLKAATFYVQTLAVPARTMLNNPQVQKGEKLFASANCVACHVSTLRTGSHEVAALSNQTIYPYTDLMLHDMGAGLADGRPDFRATGTEWRTSPLWGIGLTQTVLPYSGYLHDGRARTLEEAILWHAGEAKDAKEKFTKMSKDDRTALIQFLRSL is encoded by the coding sequence ATGAAACTATTGCGATCGCGGTCGGGGTTGAAAAGAAGCTGTCAGTTTGTGTTTATAGGGTTGGTAGCAGCGATCGCTGGTGCCATTTTATCTCTCTCTTTTCATTATCCCGCCTCATCTCAAATGCAAATTGCCCGCTCCGGAGGAGACACAACTATTCGCAACCGGACATCTCATGGCTACGAGCAACCCGCACCTAATTTAAGTGAGAAAATGCTAGCGCTGCATATCGAAGGCGATCGCGCCTTCGATGCAGCTTTTGTTACTCCACCGGCAAAGGTAAATCCAGGATTAGGTCCATTATTCAATAACACCTCCTGTACGGGCTGTCATATTAAAGACGGTCGAGGAATGCCGGAAAAGGGACAGCTTTTGGTACGAGTTAGTAATCCGCGCCAGAACGGTAAGGAGTTGCCAAGCGAACAGGGTGATGCTCCAGTGCTGGAGCAAAATTATCATCCTGAAGCGGCTGTTAGTCTGGGCAATGCTCCGCCAGTACCAGGAATTGGAACTCAGATTCAAGAGCAAGGGGTTTACGGTCACGCTCCAGAAGCCCAAGTCGAGATTCAGTGGCAGGACCAACTTGGGAGGTACGCTGATGGCACGCCTTACAAGTTGCGCTCTCCGCTTGCCAAGATTACCCGCACGAACAATCGAGTCTTACCGCCTGAAGTTAAAACATCCCTACGGATTCCCTCACCCGTTTTTGGTTTAGGGCTGTTAGAAGCCATACCAGAGAAAACTATCCTCGCTCTAGCCGATCCTGACGATCGCGATGGAGATGGTATATCGGGTCGCCCGAACTATGTGTGGGATGTTGTCAAACAAGTAGAAGTACTGGGTCGCTTTGGCTGGAAAGCCAATAACCCCGATCTATTGCAGCAGACAGCCTCAGCTTACGTGAATGATATGGGGGTTACTAGTCCCATGTTTCCCGAACCCGATGGCTCCAGCGAAATCGATCGGGAAACCCTTAAGGCAGCAACGTTTTACGTGCAAACCTTGGCGGTTCCCGCTCGCACAATGCTAAACAATCCTCAAGTTCAAAAGGGAGAGAAGTTATTTGCTTCAGCCAACTGCGTCGCTTGTCATGTGTCTACACTACGTACTGGAAGCCATGAAGTTGCAGCATTGAGCAACCAGACTATTTATCCCTACACTGACTTGATGCTTCACGATATGGGAGCAGGACTAGCCGATGGTAGACCCGATTTTCGTGCCACTGGAACCGAATGGCGAACCTCGCCGCTGTGGGGAATTGGCTTAACTCAGACGGTACTTCCTTATTCTGGCTATTTACATGACGGTCGTGCGCGTACTCTCGAAGAAGCCATTCTCTGGCATGCAGGCGAAGCGAAAGATGCAAAGGAAAAGTTTACGAAGATGTCAAAGGACGATCGCACTGCTCTAATTCAGTTTCTTCGGTCGCTTTGA
- a CDS encoding imelysin family protein — MRNTYGGSVQNKLKIWSGVGTYVLANVGAIALSNTDVAKADTFLSAFKESSVLISQSSQDNPREACKAVPVSGGGEGGGESTPTTPTQGGEGGEGGEGGEGSTGSSSGSTIYKPQSSQPSVGSNNIALAKFNNRQLLKDFTDGLVVPTYQTLAEKSKQLSAAVNAFVSKPNRATLQAARQAWLAARIPWEGSEAFAFGPAASLGYDANLDDWPVNEADLSAVLNSQNPLTVDYVSQLQTNQKGFHTIEFLLFGLNNDKQLQQFTQRELQYLQAATTVFDRTANQLLTSWTKGVNGNLPYRDAFVNAGSDSTAYPTVQAASEEIVQGILGILDEVGNVKIGTAFEQQNPFLLESRFSNSSLSDFQANLRSAEFAYLGQAPDTKTRGKSLSEIVAAVDPVLDSKIRQQMQKASTALAAVPGPIEDTLCSSKAKPKIQAAREAILTLHSTIEKQVLPLVQN; from the coding sequence TTGAGGAATACGTACGGAGGTAGCGTGCAAAACAAGCTGAAAATCTGGAGTGGTGTGGGAACTTACGTTCTGGCAAATGTAGGAGCGATCGCGCTTTCAAATACGGATGTTGCTAAAGCTGATACATTTCTTTCGGCTTTTAAAGAGTCTAGCGTTTTGATTAGCCAAAGCAGTCAAGATAATCCTAGAGAAGCCTGTAAGGCAGTTCCCGTCAGCGGCGGTGGTGAAGGCGGTGGGGAAAGTACTCCGACTACACCTACGCAAGGTGGTGAAGGTGGTGAAGGTGGTGAAGGTGGTGAGGGTAGCACCGGCTCGTCAAGTGGCAGCACAATTTATAAGCCTCAGTCCAGCCAGCCTTCAGTAGGTAGCAATAATATAGCGTTAGCAAAATTTAACAATCGTCAACTCCTAAAAGATTTTACCGATGGGCTGGTCGTTCCAACCTATCAAACGTTGGCAGAAAAGTCAAAACAACTGTCTGCAGCAGTAAACGCCTTTGTTAGCAAACCCAATCGAGCGACTCTACAGGCTGCCCGACAAGCTTGGCTAGCAGCACGCATACCCTGGGAGGGAAGTGAGGCATTTGCGTTTGGACCTGCGGCATCCCTTGGTTACGATGCCAATTTAGACGATTGGCCCGTCAACGAAGCAGATCTAAGTGCAGTTCTTAACAGTCAAAACCCGTTGACAGTTGATTATGTGAGTCAACTGCAAACCAACCAGAAAGGGTTTCATACAATTGAGTTCTTACTGTTTGGGCTTAACAACGACAAGCAACTACAGCAATTTACGCAGCGCGAACTCCAGTATCTACAGGCAGCGACAACTGTATTCGATCGAACGGCTAACCAGTTGCTAACGAGTTGGACAAAAGGGGTAAACGGCAATCTACCATACCGAGATGCGTTTGTCAATGCAGGCAGTGACAGTACAGCTTATCCGACCGTGCAAGCAGCATCTGAGGAAATTGTCCAGGGAATCTTAGGCATTTTGGACGAGGTGGGGAACGTGAAAATTGGTACGGCTTTTGAGCAGCAGAATCCATTTCTGCTAGAAAGCCGCTTTAGCAACAGTTCATTAAGCGATTTTCAAGCTAACCTCCGCAGTGCTGAATTTGCTTATCTCGGGCAGGCACCGGATACCAAAACCAGAGGTAAGAGCCTGAGTGAGATTGTGGCTGCGGTCGATCCGGTTTTGGATAGCAAAATTCGACAGCAGATGCAAAAGGCATCTACTGCACTTGCAGCCGTGCCAGGACCGATTGAAGATACCCTATGCAGCTCCAAGGCTAAACCAAAAATCCAGGCAGCGCGGGAAGCAATCTTGACGCTTCACTCAACTATTGAAAAACAGGTCTTACCACTGGTACAGAATTAG
- a CDS encoding transposase, whose product MLAQIRLATGKRGNPKRRPKVLTADKGYDARWLRKKLRTKGIRPQIKKRQIRGKKPKGRPIKETVPRYQQERSFSWFQRKYRRLVVRWERLKVCFDAFLLLATSYIWFPKLVG is encoded by the coding sequence ATGCTAGCTCAAATCCGGTTGGCGACGGGCAAGCGGGGAAATCCTAAGCGTCGTCCCAAAGTGCTTACTGCTGATAAAGGATACGATGCCAGATGGTTGCGTAAGAAACTCCGAACTAAAGGTATCCGACCGCAGATTAAAAAACGGCAGATCAGAGGCAAAAAGCCCAAGGGTAGACCTATCAAAGAAACTGTACCTCGCTACCAACAAGAGCGCTCTTTCTCCTGGTTTCAACGCAAGTACAGAAGACTTGTTGTTCGATGGGAACGCCTGAAAGTATGTTTTGATGCTTTCCTCCTCCTCGCCACGTCCTACATCTGGTTTCCAAAGTTAGTGGGATAG
- a CDS encoding transposase — MVALLEECYNSKSLELIWADSGYSGENFAQAVMVVCGAEVEIVKRITDGFEVLPRRWVVERTFGWLGRYRRLSKDYELLPEISESMVYAAMVRLMLRRLAA; from the coding sequence ATAGTGGCATTGCTAGAAGAGTGCTATAACTCTAAGTCTTTAGAGCTAATTTGGGCAGATAGTGGCTACAGTGGAGAGAATTTTGCACAAGCTGTAATGGTAGTCTGCGGTGCAGAAGTAGAAATAGTTAAGCGGATTACAGATGGGTTTGAAGTTTTGCCCAGAAGATGGGTAGTTGAACGAACTTTTGGCTGGCTAGGACGCTATCGACGACTAAGTAAGGATTATGAACTCCTACCGGAAATAAGTGAATCTATGGTCTACGCTGCTATGGTACGGCTGATGCTGAGACGACTAGCTGCTTGA
- a CDS encoding transposase yields the protein MKDQVPAAMPQCFENWCRRFDDVFSRQKQRQEFRVYLGDCWVRVSAKPEPTGHKYSRWLLQQPQTFSQQCPWDEVKLNNRRLEVMHQCRQTTPSQGFTLIVDDSGHRKSGAATDGVGRQYIGEIGKTDNGIVLLTTYLYDGVRHLPLDVALYQHASLFEQGKADPNFQKNLTWL from the coding sequence GTGAAAGATCAAGTACCAGCAGCGATGCCGCAGTGCTTTGAGAACTGGTGTCGTCGGTTTGATGATGTATTTTCGCGTCAGAAGCAGCGGCAGGAATTTCGTGTTTATCTAGGGGACTGCTGGGTGAGAGTCAGCGCAAAACCTGAGCCAACTGGTCACAAATACAGTAGATGGCTCCTACAACAGCCTCAGACATTTTCTCAACAATGCCCTTGGGATGAAGTCAAGCTAAATAATCGGCGGTTGGAGGTGATGCACCAGTGTCGCCAGACGACCCCGAGTCAAGGTTTCACATTGATTGTAGATGATTCGGGACATCGCAAAAGTGGTGCGGCTACTGATGGGGTAGGACGGCAGTACATTGGGGAGATTGGCAAGACTGACAATGGTATTGTGCTGCTGACTACCTACTTGTATGATGGAGTGCGACATCTGCCGTTAGATGTTGCACTCTATCAACACGCAAGTTTATTCGAGCAAGGCAAGGCAGACCCCAACTTCCAGAAAAACCTGACCTGGCTCTAG
- a CDS encoding transposase encodes MVDQCLKRGYRPGVTVIDAGYGNNTPFLKQLESRNLTYVAAIAKTAKLLLKHQVMSLLVSRD; translated from the coding sequence TTGGTTGACCAATGCTTGAAGCGCGGTTATCGACCGGGTGTGACTGTAATTGATGCAGGCTACGGTAATAACACGCCTTTTCTCAAGCAGTTGGAGTCGAGAAACCTAACTTACGTGGCAGCAATCGCCAAAACCGCCAAGTTACTGCTCAAACATCAGGTGATGAGTCTGCTCGTAAGCAGGGATTAG